In Glycine max cultivar Williams 82 chromosome 7, Glycine_max_v4.0, whole genome shotgun sequence, a single window of DNA contains:
- the LOC106799375 gene encoding uncharacterized protein: protein MRLLPKKTKPLSLVSLCVGVLGRHLEDIIADLSEIAINLPADIKITVAAIARRRKLLNDDVLIALADTSWEIFDVSGSDVSDFGLIKAAEVCRFIKALDIRYRIITVFFFKKKTITMLSL, encoded by the exons ATga GATTATTGCCTAAGAAGACAAAGCCTCTGAGTTTAGTCAGCCTTTGTGTTGGAGTTCTTGGAAGACATTTGGAGGATATTATTGCAGATTTGAGTGAAATTGCTATCAACTTGCCAGCTGATATAAAG ATAACAGTGGCAGCTATtgctagaagaagaaaattgctgAATGATGATGTCCTGATCGCATTAGCTGATACTTCCTGGGAAATCTTTGATGTCTCCGGCTCAGATGTCTCTGATTTTGGCTTAATAAAAGCAGCTGAAGTATGTAGATTCATTAAAGCTCTAGATATAAGGTATAGAATcataactgtttttttttttaaaaaaaaaacaattactatGCTTTCATTATAA